A region of the Haematobia irritans isolate KBUSLIRL chromosome 5, ASM5000362v1, whole genome shotgun sequence genome:
aaccaaaaaacgCTAaaaccttaaaataagtcttagcctatatttgaagcgtttttatcttaaatctaaagtttcaatatttcagttaatttaaggacaatttctttaaatcgaaaatgtgtttctttactttaaggaaaattagcctttgtTCAAAGGCATTcgactttaatggagggacgcaaattcacaagatttgtgtcctaaatttaatgaagaaaaattttgaagcaaagattataaaccttattttaattaaaattccattattttaaagaaatttgtccttaatattttgtaaatttcgcatcctaaaatttaagttgcataatctttaatatcacgtaaatatttttttcagtgtacgtggtatatgttagaccaaaaaggtatatataggtaagtctacaaataattacgaaccgatatgaactattgcgcggtaattagagagccataattgatatatgggggtcactttatatggggcctatatacaattatgaactgatatggaccaatttttgtgtgattgggtatcgatttatctgagcgctatatataattatagaccgatatggacctagttaggcatggttgttagaggccatatactagcacaatgtaccacatttcaagtgaatcggatgaaatttgctccaccaagaggcttcaaagccaaatctggggatcggtttatatgggggctatatatgactagggaccgatatggaccaattttggcatgtttgttaaagaccatatactaacaccacgtaccaaatttcaaccgtatcggatgaatttttcttcttcaaaaggctccggagatcaaatctggggaccggtttatatgggagctatatataattatcgaccgatatggacctatatttgcatggttattagcgactaTATacaaacactacgtaccaaatttcaaccggatcggataaattttgctcctccaagaggctccggaggtcaaatctggggaccggtttatatgggggctatatataattacggactcatatggacctatttttgcatggttattaaagattatatacgaacaccacgtaccaaatttcaacctgatcggatgagttttgctcctccaagagtctccggaggtcaaatctggggatcggtttatatggggctatatataattatggactgatatgaaccagctCTTGCATGgttccatatacttacacaacgtaccaaatttcaaccggatcggatgaaattttcttctctaagaggctccgcaatccaaatctgggggtcggtttatatgggaagctatacgtaaaaggggtccaatatggcccatttgcaatatcatctgacctacatcaataacaactacttatgccaagtttcaagtcgatagcttgtttcgttcggaaattagcgtgattccaacagacggacggacatgcttagatcgactcagaatttcaccacgacccagaatgcatatattttatggggtcttagaacaacatttcgatgtgttacaaacggaatgacaaagttaataagaaTTAGATAATGAGAATATAAAAGTGTAaaacaaatattgataaaaatcataaagtgaaatgaacttccaaggcacaacttttaaagcaaTGCCAAGGATCCAAAAACCAAGTACTTTCGTcctatataaaaattctttggaGGTGATCCAAGTTTGACTACTTCCAAGTTGGCGATgcaaacaacaataatattgAAAATGTATTTCAGATTTTTTAAGACAACTTGACCTCTATTCAAGAGGGTTttcttttttggaaaaatatccatgttttatttttttatattcatatattttttatttaataaaaaaagtattttttactCACCATCTTTGCTtgttaataaattcaatttaatattcACCAATGTCCTAGTTAAAATATCTTCACTGAATGTTCTTCTGTCGCGAATGACACTTGATAATGCTATGATAACATAATCCCAGATACATGCAATATTTATACTTTTGGTCAAGATGACAAAACGAACACTCCacaattgaaaatataaaaggCTGGATGCACTGTTTTTGATGGACCACTTTCAAAGGAATATTACCAATTGGCGCGCAGCGATAAATTATTCCTTTCGTAGTAGGAACCAAACAACTAAAGAATATAATTACATATTATAACAATACAATTGTCATTCTCAAAAGCAATGGAGGAATGAAATTCTCCGTTTGTTAACATGATTATAAGCTAGAAAATTAAAAGAAGTATATTTCAAACACAGAATCCTTGTAATAACCATAATAATAATGAGAGtaccaatttccaaacattcattcaatcaaatagaaaatgttaagacTCTTCACTGAGGCAAAGTCGGTCACATACACAACGGGAGTGTGTCCATACATAAAAAAGATGCTAATGCAAATGATGATTACATTGTATGGATTGTCATTTTTTTCTAGTTATCGCGGTTGATTAGCTAACGAAAAAGGGGTAGTTGTGTGAAGGACCTTTTATTGGTGATGTTATTATTAACCCATATGCCTTGGTATACATCTTTAAGTTGGCAAAACCAAACgatatattgtaaaattattgtattgaaataaagtgcCAAAGATACTGTGAGATATATGTTTTACATAAGATTTACACCAATATATTAAGGAAAATGTTTCCatatatacactcatagaaaaaaggctGCTGAAAACAACAAACACTGACTGATGTTTTTTAGCAGACAAAAAACTGGtattttagcagtttttttttttgctaaaataacAACTATTTTGGAACAGcagacatacacacaaaaaaatttcacgaaaaattttccaattaaaattttaattgagttttaaaaaatattcaattaaaaatttaattgattcaacaaattttttaattggaacaaaaatcaattacaaaaataatagtatcaattaattttttaattggatcaattaactttttaattgaccttcaattaattttttaattgatactatcatttctgtgattgaagacatttcaattaaaaattaattggatcaattaatttcgtgattgaatcagaaaaaaaattttttgtgtgtactgctGAGTGTActgacactcaaaaaaagtttacttggatccaaagattttgaccttcccttaaggattttggtattgattccgagccaaagatgcggcttctttaaaataaagacatttttcagcgacctatctggctttaaatctaggaccaataaaattaaaattaggatacagatctcatttatcaaattttcattcacttttcgcggtttattaataaaggtactcacgtacaaacaaatatcagtttaaaaatcaaaattataacgggtacttcaaagtacaaaatgttttcttaattccaaaaaacttgaaactaaagatgctaaatcctcaaaataagtcttagcctatatttgaagcgtttttatcttaaatctaaagtttcaatatttcagttaatttaaggataatttctttacatcaaaaatgtgtttcattactttaaggaaaattagtcttagttcaaagacatgctactttaacggagggacgcaaattttcaaaatttgtgtcctaaatttaatgaaacctatttttgaaacaaagttaataaaacttcattttaattaaaattttattattttaatattttgtaaatttcgcatcctaaaatttaagttgcgtaatctttaatatcacgtaaatatttttttcggtgtagtttgTGGTTTTTCTTTTGCTGTTTCGAAATTATAAATTCTATCCGTACTATCTGATAATAGAAATACTGTTACAATAAGCCCAAAACAGTCGATTGGAACCCATTGGTCctttaaaaaaaacttcaaacaattcgtaattttttcattatgcaATAACGTTTGTAATCAAgttgcctttttatacccaccaccatagattgGTGTTGGGGGTATAAGTTTGttattacgtttgtaacacattgaaatatcaatttccgactatataacgtatatatattcttgatcagggagaaattctaagtcgatataaccatgtccgtctgttgtaatcacgctacaactttcaataatggcgctatcgtcctgcaatttggcacagattcgttttttgtttgcaggcaggtcaagttgacgatataaaccccatataaccgacccccgatttagggtcttgggcttctagaaaccgtattttctatccgatttgcctgaaattgcaaatctagaggtattttaggaccacaaatgggagtgccgaaaatggtgcttattagtccatgttttggtatagcctccatataaaccgatctcccgattttatcgttccaggttttgatataacccccatataaacccaccccccgatttggggtcttgggcttctagaaacccatttttggcacagattcgttttttgtttgcaggcaggtcaagttgacgatataaaccccatataaccgaccccccgatttggggtcttgggtttctagaaaccgtattttctatccgatttgcctgaaattgcaaatctagaggtattttaggaccacaaatgggtgtgccgaaaatggtgcttatcggtctattttttggtatagcctccatataaaccgatctcccgattttatcgttccaggttttgatataacccccatataaccgaccccccgatttggggtcttgggcttctagaaaccatattttctatccgctttgcttgaaattgcaaatctagaggtattttaggaccacaaataggtgtggccAAAAAGATGACTATCGTTtctggttttggtatagcccccatataaaccgactacccgattctagaaaccgtattttcagtCCGCTTTagctaaaatttgaaatatagaggtattttaggaccacaaattggtgtgccaaaaattatgcCTATCGTTGCAGAATTTGGGGTATTTTAGGacaacaaataggtgtgccgaaaatggtgactatcgttccaggttttgatatagctcccatataaaccgatctcccgatttgacttcttgggtttctataaaccATAGTTTCTAACTGACTtcccttaaattggaaatcttgacgtattttggaaccacaaataggtgttgatatatcccccttataaactcgcccaatttgcctgaaatttgaaatctagaggttttaagATCGAAAATGTTGTGCATCGGTtcatgctcccatatataccgatctcccgatttgacttcttgggcttctataaaccatAGTTTCTAACTGacttccctgaaattggaaatctagaggtattttaggaccacaaattggtgttgatatatccccctagattagaggtgtgcacgtgacacgaaattttcatgactcatgaaaattttcgtgactcacgcgtgagtcgtgagtgtgcgtgaacgtgattaaccaaccaaatgtcgtgcgtgagcgtgagtcacgaaaataatatcttcgtgagtgtgcgtgagtaacgaatttcggaaaaacacgctcacgaaaataataaaatgcttatgagttgaattcatttataattttagtgacatcctaggtggtaagagttttataacgcactctattttaaccatactcatgttttctggTCAGGTCaggtcaggttctataggtaaatcactcataaaattattcgtgagtcacgaggtttttcgtgagtcacgacatttaaaagattttcgcgcgtgagtgtgcgtgagtacaaattttcttttcgtgagcgtgcgtcttaccaaaaaatatcgtgcatgaataagatttctctgtcgtgagtgtgcgtgagcgtgagcaaaatattactcacgtgcacatgtctagtctagattctgtaggttttttcagaaccacaatttGGTGTGCTGAATTTGGCGTGTATCGCTGCAtgtttttggtatagcacccatatagactgatctcccgatttaactccttgggcttatataaaacgtagtttttatccgatttagtttttatcggtacaTTTGGTCTATGTAgacaaatttcacttcttgagggtataaaagGCGCACTgaccatgaaaattgcttgaaactgaaagtcaaatttccagatttaattTCTTCCAATCATTTGAACAAtgcggggtaaaaatctacagatattAGATTTcacatcaaggcgttattttatcattttcttgcacacttacacgagatgtttattattcctctaaaactcaaacggaAATGGTTGTTATAAATGCAGAATCTGACCTGGTCTTAATAGGTTTAGCTCAAATGACATGGGACCTTTATTATAGCCGAGGATATACTTAGCCAACTAgtaagatttaaaaaattattacttatttaaaaacaaaaggtTGTGAATTAGCGtacttagttttatttatttttgtttgaaaaatttaatcaaaattgcgTTTTCTAGAAAGTCGACATGGATTAATTTTGTAAACCAATAAAAGTCGATTTTagactacactaaaaaaaatattgacctaatatggaagattatgcaacttaaattttaggactcgaaatttacgcaatgctaagaaccaaattctttaaaataatgacattttaattaaaagaaagtttataatccttgtttcaattttttttttttaatttaggacacaaatcttgaaattttgcatcccTCTGTTGAatatgtagatctttgaagtaaggcaaatgttccttaaaataaagaaaaacacttttaatataaagaactcaactgacatattgaatttttacatttaagataaaaacgtttcaaatataggctaagacttattttaaggatttgcatctttggtttaaagtttttttagcatgaagaaaacagtttttactttgaagtacttggcataatttggattttgaaactggaatttgtttgtgcatgaatacctttattaatatatcgcaaacagagaataaaaattcgatgaatgagatctgtatccaattttaattttatcgatcctagatttaaagccagggaggtccataaaaaatgtctttattttaaagaagccgcatctttggctcggaatcaataccaaaatccttaaaggaaggtcaaaatctttggatccaagtaaacttttttttgagtcgacaattgggtcgattttttaaaatataaataaacttgattcaaaaatttttaagactTTAGATTGAGTTCTAAACAACAAACTAATgatgttttttcttcttctttcctGGTTTCACATAAACTGGGTGCTGCACTACAGGATGCTGATATACTGGTTGTTGGACAACAGGATGTTGGACAACAGGTTGTTGGACAACGGGGTGTTGGACTACTGGTTTTTGTATCACAGGTCTAACGACAACTGGTTTAATAACCGGTTGTATAACAATCGGTCTAACAGCCACAGGCTTCGGAGGaggaggtggtggtggtggcggtggAGCAGGATGTTGCACAACAGGTCGAACAACTACCGGTTGAATTACTACTGGGCGaggaggtggtggtggtgggggTGCTGGATGAACTGGAGCAGCTTGTACGTACACAGGCTGAGCCTGGATTACAGGGGCTGGAGCTGGTTGAACATAAGTTGGTTGTGTATAGACGGGTTGCGTTGAAATGCCGAATTTCTTAAATAGCGTTCCTCTACAACTAAGAACTGAGAGTAAAATTACAACGACTATAACCGTTTGGGAAGCCATTGCATCTTCCGCCATCAACCAAGCAAAATGCACTGAATTTTATCTATGTTTGATGAAGCCTCTTATATCAATGACTTGTTATTGCAAAAACATACGATATTAATTGTTATTCAATAATTgcctaatttattttatatattgggTTTCTACACTTAATAACTTCATATAGAGGAAATTTAATGaatgccatttttttttaattggtaaatTTGGAAACGTGAATCTCCAAAGGGGATTCCTAACGTCAAGCACGTTCCTCTAAAGGGCTAGGCTAATTGTAGTTTTAATGTAATTATCAGAaatagtaaacaaaatttttcaaaagcccttcgaaaaaatttcaaattaaaaatggttGTCTACGGGGTGTGACCagatattttctacaaaaattaaaaaaaaaagaagaatgcCAAAGTCGTGAAGGGATGCTGCAATTTGACTTCTTTAACCGAGATAACATGTGCTGTCCATACAGTCTTATTTCAACTACCAGTTGTCTCCAGCAATAGTTTTTAGATTTCACGTCACTTTTATGGATGAGAAGTTGTACAACGCCATGTTACttaattaaagattttttagatttttttttatgtgtctATTTTGGAAAGAATGCGCAATCTACTCAGAGTTCGTTGCAAATATACCATATACTTTTCGGAATATTCGGTGATGCTTTGGTGTTGAATATTGTTGATTGCGAGAAATGTGGGAAAATGTGTAATTAAAAGACCCACTTATGATTGGGTCAACGCTGGACCATCCCACGTAATCAGTCTGAGTGctagtataaaaatataaccaGAGAGAGCATATTCAATCACATATATGGAAACCTTGCATCTCATCTCGAATCGAGATGAGCATCTCAGGAATCACCCAACTAAAAACTATCTTGATGAATGACCCAAGAACACTAAGACTGGTTCTGtgttcttataaataaaataacaatttgttttattgtactatacttacatttttattgaaaacgtaTTTCTTATATCTAAGTATTACAAACACATCATTTAAACGACCTTCTTTTAACAATCGCAAGGTATCATCCTTTAAGCTATCCATAAATACTATCTTCACTTTGGATGTTTGGCCAAATGTACTCTCGATTTTTCCACACTCGCCAGTTGATAGATTAATgcattttcccaaaaataattGCCGATTTGATTcctttttgaaaagattttgcaCAATAATTTCCCGCTCATTTACCAATCTCTGGACAGTtccttgtttttcttttgttttatatattttccatgTACTAAGTAGTTCGTtgctataattttgattttttgtatccCATTGTATTGTACCCCAAAATGCTAAACGACAACAAGTACTATGGATATCCAAATCCAATTTTGAtgctattaaaatgaaattgtctGTAGCATATATGGGCGTTTCAAATTCCAAAAGACAGAATATTCTATTACTATCTTCTTTAAATTCCGCTACATCCAATTCATTGACATATTCATATTCCAATAAGGGATTGAAGTTATCTTCTTTATGTGCACCTTTGAAAAGTGTTATATGGGCCATTATTGTATTATGACCTACACTAATATGAAATttcgtttttgatttaatgGCATATTTGTAATATTCTATACGACGAAGTTGTATTACGGCTGCAtatattaaatgcatataacCCACTTGACAAAGTATTCCTCTTTCCATTGTATTGGCATTAAATTGTGTTAAATTAACACCGATTCGATCACCCTTTATAGCCGTTGAAACAGGTTTacgaaacatttgaatagactttACCTTACGTTGTTCTTTAAGACTGGGAATATCGATAGTATCGTTCACATTGACACTACCTTGAACCACAGTGCCCGTACATATAGTAcctatgtagaaattttataagctgtattatattgaaattatgatttttgttATGATATTGACATGTGACTATACATTAAATATTAACTTTAACTAATTATATGTTCATAACGAGTCCATATCGACTCGACTCATTTCTAAAAGTGAAGGCTTATGAAATTTAAACAGTCCAtatagctcgaataataatcagTTATGTAATTAAACAGTTTTAGAGAGATACGAAGATTGTgatcatattaaaatatttttgtttgccaattttattcAAACTTGGTGCAAGGTATTCTTGTATgatgcacacagaaaaaaaattctacaaaaatttttcgattaaagttttaattgagttttaaaaagtattcaattaaaaatttaattgattcaacaatttttttaattgaaacaaaaatcaatcacaaaaattaatagaaccaaataattttttaatttggataaAACCAGTTTTTAATTGtgatctgtgattgaagatatttcaattaaacacacatttttttttttctgattcaatcaagaaattgatttatccaattaaattaATGCCTTCTGatcttatatctaaatttgttaTCTCTCGTTCAGTACGGAACCCGCAAATCATTATACCATTTATTCATTGTTCCACATTTGAGAGATCATTTGTGGTATCCATAGCCAGGATATGGAA
Encoded here:
- the eEFSec gene encoding eukaryotic translation elongation factor, selenocysteine-specific → MVVKNLNIGLLGHVDSGKTSLAKVLSSISSTASFDKSSQSQQRGITLDLGFSALMVDTPEQIKSDHPDIEQIQITFVDCPGHASLIRTIIGGAQIIDMMILVIDAQKGIQTQTAECIVIGALLKRKLVVVINKIDMLEPQEKRTTTLKKLDIKLRKAISSTAFGDHFPIFHVSAQTCEGIPELVEGIKSHMVLPNHRLDEPFLMYVDHCFSIKGQGTICTGTVVQGSVNVNDTIDIPSLKEQRKVKSIQMFRKPVSTAIKGDRIGVNLTQFNANTMERGILCQVGYMHLIYAAVIQLRRIEYYKYAIKSKTKFHISVGHNTIMAHITLFKGAHKEDNFNPLLEYEYVNELDVAEFKEDSNRIFCLLEFETPIYATDNFILIASKLDLDIHSTCCRLAFWGTIQWDTKNQNYSNELLSTWKIYKTKEKQGTVQRLVNEREIIVQNLFKKESNRQLFLGKCINLSTGECGKIESTFGQTSKVKIVFMDSLKDDTLRLLKEGRLNDVFVILRYKKYVFNKNVSIVQ
- the LOC142241394 gene encoding uncharacterized protein LOC142241394 gives rise to the protein MAEDAMASQTVIVVVILLSVLSCRGTLFKKFGISTQPVYTQPTYVQPAPAPVIQAQPVYVQAAPVHPAPPPPPPPRPVVIQPVVVRPVVQHPAPPPPPPPPPPKPVAVRPIVIQPVIKPVVVRPVIQKPVVQHPVVQQPVVQHPVVQQPVYQHPVVQHPVYVKPGKKKKKHH